In Spodoptera frugiperda isolate SF20-4 chromosome 4, AGI-APGP_CSIRO_Sfru_2.0, whole genome shotgun sequence, a single window of DNA contains:
- the LOC118272476 gene encoding NHP2-like protein 1, translated as MGDSEAAVNPKAYPLADTALTAKILNLVQQASNYKQLRKGANEATKTLNRGLSEFIIMAADAEPLEIVLHIPILCEDKNVPYVFVRSKQALGRACGVSRPIIACSITINEGSQLKPQIQSIQQEIERLLV; from the exons ATG GGTGACTCCGAAGCTGCAGTTAACCCCAAAGCGTATCCTCTTGCTGATACCGCTCTTACGGCCAAGATCTTGAACTTGGTTCAGCAAGCTTCCAACTACAAGCAACTCCGCAAGGGAGCCAATGAAGCTACGAAGACATTGAATCGTGGTTTATCAGAGTTCATTATAATGGCAGCCGATGCTGAGCCATTGGAAATTGTGCTTCACATTCCTATCCTCTGTGAGGATAAAAACGTACCTTATGTATTTGTTAGGTCTAAGCAAGCTTTGGGCAGAGCCTGTGGCGTCTCGCGGCCAATCATTGCGTGTTCAATCACCATCAATGAGGGCTCGCAGCTAAAGCCACAGATCCAAAGCATTCAACAAGAAATTGAAAGACTCTTAGTGTAA